The region TCCTCGCATCTATGAAGCCACCTTCTCATTTATGGATGGGATGGTGAAACGGAGTGTGCTTTACATCCGGTATCCACGTTGACCGTCTGATTTCATTGAGTGGATGGCGGATTCTTGCTACTGTACACGTTGGATCCGTCGGACAAAGACAGCTGTTGAAATGTAAAtgcagaagaggaaaaacagaaggtTTCCAGCTAACTAGCGAGCTCAGGTTTTGCTGCTCAGTGGCTACTGTCGCGGAGCACTGGGGACGTTGGAACTATTACCCTTCTATGCCCGCGGAGGAAAGGGTTTGTTTTACACCATAGTCGGGATTTGAATCGGCACAACTAAGAGTCAAAATCGAACGCACCGATCGGGCAAAGAGGTGATTGGTTGCTGACGGTCACGGGGCGCAAAACACAGCGCCGATCCTTTTTTGCTCCCAAATATATTCATCATAAGCACATTTTCCCTAAAGCAGTTTGGATAGTATTGTGACATTTTAACATTATTTCTTAGATTGTGAATTTCTCATTGGGTCGTTCCTCGTGACGTAGTTTGTCGCGCACCGTTTTGTTATAAGCCTAATCCCCATATTTACACTctattagatttttttttaccaaaatgACTTTATTGCAGCTCAGTGGATTGGTCTGATATACTCAGAGGGCgtgttttttttaccaaaatGACTTTATTGCAGCTCAGTGGATTGGTCTGATATACTCAGAGGGCGTGTTTTTCTCGCCTCAAATGCACGATTGGCTACAATTGTCGCGTTCTTTGACGTACATTGGAGCTGATTGGTTGTCATGGACCGTCACCTTTCAGCCTGCTGCGCTTGGACCAATCAGATTTCAGATCTCACTCAGCTGATCCCTGTCGCGCAGAGCTCGCGTGTGATTAACTTCCACGCGCAGGCTGCAAAGACGCTTGCGAATGATGCGCGTTTCCAAAAGTTCCCCGCACTTGCAGAACTTTCCAAAGTTATATTTTATAGTTTCTCTCACCAGTTGGTTATTCTGGACGCATCATGGCCACGCGAGTTCGACCAGTGAGTTTAAAGCGTTTTCTAAACGTGGAAGTGTTCCAGGTGTGTAAATaacagcgtgtgtgtggtttagAGTAACAAACGGTGCGCCGTGATCGGAGGCTCTGGATTTCTGGGCAGACACTTGGTGGAGACGCTGGTGGATCGAGGTTACTCCGTCTCTGTGTTCGACATCCGCCAGAGCTACGAGCTGCCCGGGCTCACCTTCCACCTGGGAGACCTGTGCGACGAACAGGTGGGTCCCCGGCCCACACAGGCGCTGCACTTAAACATTGTTGattaaaatgtgtcatttaagTCACTCAGTCACACACTGCTAGAACTGTATCCTGGTATATCCTAGATTCATTTCTAAAATATAATTTTCTGGCAGTAGATGTGAAATATTGCTTTATTACTGGTAAAGCATTTACGTAGATATTTAGCAATTAAAGTATGCAAATGCATGTCTTAATGCTTGTAATGGGCATTTACACAGCTCAATAATAAACTATTTTTCTGATCAGATTGATAATGCACAAAATACTTATTCCACATTCTGCAGTATATGTTTAAATTCTCCTTTCCCGCTCCTTTCAACCCAGATGGGAAAGTGCATGTCTAAAGAAAATTGTTAAAGTAAGAATAATTaagaaatttaaagaaaaatcttCTCAAATTAAAGCAAGTTGCAGGTGTGACCCTCTGACCTTTTATctgcaaatgttaaaaaaaactaaactgTCGGAAAAGATTTGAGTTTTTGTGCTCTGAGAGTGTGGCTCtgatatccatccatccattgattaattaattcatccattcatcaagaaaagaagaaaaaaagaaccagcGAAGAAAGCTGGCATAGCAACTGTAACCGTGGGGGGCGGGACTTAGGACTGTCAACAACGCTCTATACCTGTTAATGACGTATGATGAGCCTGAGGGGAGAGGTGACCTGGATGTTTGACTTTGTACTTATAGAAATACATTCTGTCACacattatatttttatttacttttactgAATTGCTAAAGTTTATAAATCGCTTTTTAAGGTTATTCAATTGAAAAATGAAATGGGTATAAAGTAGAAATCAGTTAACTGCTCAAAAACCTGATTTTAGAAAACCCCAGGCTCCTTTTCATGAACCAGAGTGATGCATTTATCACCTGTCTGCCTCACTCTGCTTCAGGCGCTCCTGCCAGCTCTGAAGAATGCTTCACTGGTCTTCCACTGCGCCTCCCCAGCCCCCGCCAGCGATGACCGTGAGCTCTTCGAGAGGGTCAATATTCAGGGTACTCGCACCGTTATTCAGGCGTGCCTCGAGGCTGGAGTGCAGGTGAGTCACTGGAAACCGTTTCTGTCTTTTACTCTGCATCACAATCGCAAATGTTACCAAGTGGTGCTGATTGTTTGATTCCATTAGAAACTGGTCCTGACCAGCAGCGCAAGTGTGGTGTTCGAAGGCAAAGATATAAAAAATGGCCAGGAGGATCTACCATATGCCAGGAAACCCATTGACTATTACACAGAGACAAAGATCAAGCAAGAGAAGGTAAGAAAATTGTCTTTTCAAGCTTAAAATCTGTTAAAATGAGACtttccctgtttttttaaatcttgttcATGGAAATTCCTTTGAGGTCATTATTCTTTATTTGCCTGTGGGCTGAATTGAATCTGCTGTCTTGCCTCTGTGCCTCAGCTGGTTCTCCAAGCTTGTGACAGAGAAAAGGATTTTCTCACAGTCGCCATCCGGCCTCATGGCATCTTTGGACCACGTGATCCACAGTTGGTTCCTATCTTAGTGGACACAGCTCGCAGAGGCAAGATGAAGTTCATCATTGGGTATGTTGGAGCGATTGATTTACTTCTAATGGCTCTCATAAGATCATCTTTGTGCAGTGCTATTTAAATAGCTTACTGAGCTTTAAGCATCCATCTAGGGTGCAAGCAATTAAGGAAACCTTGGTGGCCAAAATGATCTGTTTGTTTCTAGGTATTTTTGTAGACTTGTGATTAGTGTTGGCTTTCCTGAATAATAGCTCTACTTTCTCTAGAGATGGGACCAATCTAGTGGACTTTACCTTTGTGGAGAATGTAGTTCATGGTCACATCCTTGCTGCTGAAAATCTGAGACCAAATTCTCCCATATGTGGAAAAGTAAGGAAAAAGGAGTTAATCTCCTGGTATTAAGATTACAGTTTGAGTTTTAAAAGAGATTAACTACATCTTTAATCCCTTTTTTCAGCCGTACCATATCACCAACGATGAGCCAGTTCGATTCTGGGACTTCATGTCTGAAGTGTTGGTGGCTCTGGGTTACGCCGCCCCTCGATTCCACCTCCCGTACATTCTGGTGTATGGACTagccctgctgctgtggcttcTGTCCATGATCCTTCGCCCAGTATTGTCCTTCAAACCCACTTTTACACCAATGAGAGTGGCGCTTGCTGGAACGCACCACTATTACAGCTGTGACCGAGCCAAACAGGATCTGGGCTACAAACCGGTGGTGAGTCTGAAAGAGGGGATACAACGCACAGTCCAGAGCTACCCTCACCTCAGAAAAGGTGCCTGAGGACAGAATTGATTTGGACACTTTGGACCAGAGTTTAGTTCTACATTACGTTAAATTTGCCTTTTCGAGGTTGTTGTATAAGGcgtccaccagcaggtggcagtatATTAGTCATCAAATTACACAATACACACATTGGAAAAGACTTGATGGAAATCTGAAAAATCGAGTTAATAAAGACTTAATGTAATGAATAGACACTTCTTTAAACTACAAAGATGCACAAGTGTTTCAGTCattgtattttattattaaGATGCTGCTGCCTGAAAATGCCTTCATACTTATTGTGAAATAAGTGAAATAGAGTCCTAATAAAAATCTTGCAGTCTCCAGCACTGAATTGTTTCTTCAGACCCGTCTGTGATGCTCAACACCATACAGATGAAGAATTGAGCTATCTGAGAACAGCAGTGGCCTGAAATGTCTTTCTAACCAGTTTTTAAGTATATTATCTTAATCTAGTAGGAACAAAACACTTCACCAATTCGCTGTCAGCCCAAGTCTTTCACAGTCTTTCCATCAATTCATTGTAACCGCAATAAAGGATCGTCATGAATTACATGCAAATGAGGACTAATCTGTCGGGCATGTAGGCAGGTTTTCTTCCTCCCATTCTTTGGAATATTTGCCAGATGATCCCTAAAATAACCCACTGGAGCTAACCTACTGTATACTTGACATGTTTTCGCTGTGATACTGTGGTAGCTCAGGGAACAGCGTGTGTCACGGTGGGACAATCTGAATACTATAACTTCGATTACAAAGCTGAAGTATTAATAGAATGGTATCGTAAAGTACAAGCCCTTTTCTTTGTCACTGATGATGACAA is a window of Takifugu rubripes chromosome 14, fTakRub1.2, whole genome shotgun sequence DNA encoding:
- the nsdhl gene encoding sterol-4-alpha-carboxylate 3-dehydrogenase, decarboxylating, which produces MATRVRPSNKRCAVIGGSGFLGRHLVETLVDRGYSVSVFDIRQSYELPGLTFHLGDLCDEQALLPALKNASLVFHCASPAPASDDRELFERVNIQGTRTVIQACLEAGVQKLVLTSSASVVFEGKDIKNGQEDLPYARKPIDYYTETKIKQEKLVLQACDREKDFLTVAIRPHGIFGPRDPQLVPILVDTARRGKMKFIIGDGTNLVDFTFVENVVHGHILAAENLRPNSPICGKPYHITNDEPVRFWDFMSEVLVALGYAAPRFHLPYILVYGLALLLWLLSMILRPVLSFKPTFTPMRVALAGTHHYYSCDRAKQDLGYKPVVSLKEGIQRTVQSYPHLRKGA